AGGAAGCGGGGAAGATGCTGGAAGGGGCGGTCGACAACGTCCTGACGGTCGAGGAAAGCGTCGTCGGGGGGCTTTGGGTCGTCGACATCGAGAAGGGCGGAAAGCGGGGTCCCGTCTACATCGACTTCTCGAAACAATATCTCGTCAGCGGCCAGATCATCAAGCTCGCCACGAGGGAAAACATCACGGAAAGCCGGCTCATGAGGCTGAACACGGTGGACGTCTCCACCATCCCGCTCGGAAACGCCATCGTGATCGGGAATCCGGAGGCGAAGCGGAAGATCATCGAATTTTCCGACCCGGACTGCCATTTCTGCGCGAAGCTCCATGAGGAGGCGAAGAAGGTGGTGGCCGAAAACCCCGACGTCGCCTTCTTCGTGAAGCTCTATTCCCGGAACAACAACCCGCGGACGGTGCAGAAGGCGTTCTCCGTCCTCTGCGGAAAGAAGAACGCCCCCAAGCTCCTGGATGACGCTTTTGCCGGAAGGAAGCTTCCCCCGCCGAAGTGCGCC
This portion of the Candidatus Deferrimicrobiaceae bacterium genome encodes:
- a CDS encoding DsbC family protein produces the protein MNYRNGLTIAAAFFFLALSSSSHAFMKEGCASGECRDCHRLTREEAGKMLEGAVDNVLTVEESVVGGLWVVDIEKGGKRGPVYIDFSKQYLVSGQIIKLATRENITESRLMRLNTVDVSTIPLGNAIVIGNPEAKRKIIEFSDPDCHFCAKLHEEAKKVVAENPDVAFFVKLYSRNNNPRTVQKAFSVLCGKKNAPKLLDDAFAGRKLPPPKCATAAVEETARLAARLQIRGTPTMILPDGRIVNGYRDADTILKLLKENAAEAQRK